A stretch of Telopea speciosissima isolate NSW1024214 ecotype Mountain lineage chromosome 11, Tspe_v1, whole genome shotgun sequence DNA encodes these proteins:
- the LOC122645322 gene encoding toMV resistance protein Tm-2(2)-like, with the protein MEKFSDIKDALEEKNYLIVFDDMWRDEDWAKLQLYLLVKQNQECKVFVTTHNDDVPKKLQRIVPPHKVKLLDEVKSLDLFLKVVCQSSDCMEASLNKGQMKVLTKKIVSKCGGLTQAIADLGYLLSKEETTCHGWSNLLDSLSWKHKSLRTR; encoded by the coding sequence ATGGAAAAGTTTTCTGATATAAAGGATGCTCTGGAAGAGAAGAACTATCTCATTGTGTTCGATGATATGTGGAGGGACGAAGACTGGGCAAAACTGCAACTGTACTTACTGGTTAAACAAAATCAGGAATGCAAAGTGTTTGTGACCACTCACAATGATGATGTTCCGAAGAAACTTCAGCGAATTGTTCCTCCACATAAGGTAAAACTTTTGGACGAAGTAAAGAGTTTGGATCTTTTCTTAAAGGTGGTCTGCCAATCCTCAGACTGTATGGAAGCAAGTCTCAACAAGGGGCAGATGAAGGTTCTGACGAAGAAAATCGTATCCAAGTGTGGTGGGTTGACCCAAGCTATTGCGGACTTGGGATATCTTTTATCGAAAGAAGAGACAACTTGTCATGGATGGAGTAACCTGTTGGATAGTCTTAGCTGGAAACATAAGAGCCTGAGAAcaagatga
- the LOC122645323 gene encoding putative disease resistance protein At1g58400, whose amino-acid sequence MEKFSDINDALEEKNYLIVFDDMWRDEDWAKLQLYLPVKQNQECKVLVTTRNDDVSKKLQRIAPPHKVKLLDEVKSLDLFLKVVCQSSDGMEASLNKGQMKVLTKKIVSKCGGLTQAIADLGYFLSKEETTCHGWSNPVG is encoded by the coding sequence ATGGAAAAGTTTTCTGATATAAACGATGCTTTGGAAGAGAAGAACTATCTCATTGTGTTCGATGATATGTGGAGGGACGAAGACTGGGCAAAACTGCAACTGTACTTACCGGTTAAACAAAATCAGGAATGCAAAGTGTTGGTGACCACTCGCAATGATGATGTTTCGAAGAAACTTCAGCGAATTGCTCCTCCACATAAGGTAAAACTTTTGGATGAAGTAAAGAGTTTGGATCTTTTCTTAAAGGTGGTCTGCCAATCCTCAGACGGTATGGAAGCAAGTCTTAACAAGGGGCAAATGAAGGTTCTGACGAAGAAAATCGTATCCAAGTGTGGTGGGTTGACCCAAGCTATTGCGGACTTGGGAtattttttatcaaaagaaGAGACAACTTGTCATGGATGGAGTAACCCTGTTGGCTAG